The Pseudomonas sp. LFM046 region GCAGGGCCTCAAGGTGCCGGCGGCGCGCGCTGAAGCTGCTTTCTGCGGTCTGTTCGTAGCCCATGCAGGCCTTCAGGTGCTCACGCAGCAGTTCCAGGCCCTCACCGGAGCGGGCGGAGAGGCTGAGGGTGACGTGGCCGTCTTCACTGACTTCCAGGCCCACTGACTCGCCGCTGAGGTCGGCCTTGTTGCGAATCAGGGTAACTTTCGCCGGGTCGGGGCGCCGGTCGAGGAATTCCGGCCACAGCGCAAAAGGATCCACAGCCTCAGGAGCAGTGGCATCCACGACCAGGAGCACACGATCGGCTTCGCTGATGGCCTTGAGGGCGCGTTCCACGCCGATCTTTTCCACATGGTCATCGGTATCCCGCAGGCCGGCGGTATCCACAACGTGGAGCGGCATGCCGTCGATGTGGATATGTTCCCGGAGTACATCACGGGTGGTGCCGGCGATGTCGGTAACGATGGCGGCCTCGCGCCCCGCCAGGGCGTTCAGCAGGCTGGACTTGCCGGCATTCGGACGGCCGGCGATCACCACGGTCATGCCATCGCGCAGCAGGGCGCCCTGGCCGGCCTCACGGATCACTGTGGATAAGTTCTCCCGCACGCCGTCCAACATCCCCAGCACGTGGCCATCGGCGAGGAAATCGATCTCCTCTTCAGGGAAGTCGATGGCGGCTTCGACGTAGATGCGCAGCTGGATCAGCTTCTCGGTCAGGGCATGGACACGCTTGGAAAACTCGCCCTGAAGGGAGCGTAGGGCGTTGCGGGCGGCTTGTTCAGAGCTGGCTTCGATCAGGTCGGCGATGGCTTCGGCCTGTGCCAGGTCCAGCTTGTCATTGAGGAAGGCACGTTCGCTGAATTCACCGGGACGGGCTTGGCGTGCTCCCAGTTCCATGCAGCGACGCAGCAGCAGGTCGAGGACCACCGGGCCACCATGACCCTGCAGTTCGAATACGTCTTCACCGGTGAAGGAGTTGGGACCCGGAAAATAGAGGGCTATGCCTTGGTCCAGGGTCTGCCCGGTGCCATCGAGGAAGGGGCCGTAGTGGGCGAAGCGCGGTTTCGGCGTACGACCGCTGATGGCCTCGGCAATCTTCGCGGCGCGCGGCCCGGATACGCGGACAATGCCCACCCCGCCACGGCCCTGGGCGGTGGCAACGGCGGCGATGGTGTCACGGACAGGATTCATCGGTGGATACCTTCGGGTCTGCGAATGGCGGATAGCAAGACGCCCCCAGAGGGGGCGTCTTGTTCAAGCGGTCTGGCGTCGCTGTCAGGCTGCTGCCTTCTTGCTGGCCGCCTCGATCTGCCGGGTAATGTACCACTGCTGGGCAATGGACAGGACGTTGTTGACCACCCAGTACAGGACCAGACCGGCCGGGAACCACAGGAAGAAGAAGGTGAAGATGATCGGCATCAGCTTCAGCACCTTGGCCTGCATGGGGTCCGGCGGGGTCGGGTTCAGCATCTGCTGGATGAACATGGTGGCGCCCATGATGATCGGCAGGATGAAGAAGGGGTCCTTGATCGACAGGTCGGTGATCCAGAACATCCACGGGGCCTGGCGCATATCCACGCTTTCCAGCAGTACCCAGTAGAGGGCCAGGAAGACCGGCATCTGCACCAGGATCGGCAGGCAGCCGCCCAGCGGGTTGATCTTTTCCTTCTTGTACAGCTCCATCATCGCCTGGGACATTTTCTGGCGATCGTCACCATGCTGCTCTTTCAGTGCCTGCAGCTTCGGCGACACGGCGCGCATGCGGGCCATGGACTTGTAGCTGGCGGCGGAGAGCGGGAAGAAAGCACCTTTGATCAGGATGGTCAGGACGATGATCGACCAGCCCCAGTTGCCCAGCAGGCTGTGGATATGTTGCAGCAGCCAGAAAATTGGCTGAGCGATGAACCACAGGAAGCCGTAGTCGACGGTCAGTTCCAGACCCGGGGAGAGTTCCTTCAGGTGGTTCTGGATCTTCGGACCGGCGTAGAGGGTGGCGGAGGTCTCTGCCGAGGCGCCGGCCGGAACGTTCAGTGCGGGGCCGACGAAACCGACGATGTAGTTGCCGCGAGAGTCCTTGCGAGTCTGGATAGCGTTGTTCTGGTCCTTCGGTGCGACCCAGGCAGTCACGAAGTAGTGCTGCAGCCAGGCAACCCAGCCGCCCTGAACGGTTTCCTTGAAGGGTTGCTTGTCCATGTCCTTCATGGACACCTTCTTGTACGGCTCGTCCGGAGTCCAGACCGCGGCACCCAGGTAGGTGGACACGCCGGTGGCGGTGGTGGAGGACGGGTCGGCGCTGGCGTCACGCTTCAGTTGTGCGTAC contains the following coding sequences:
- the mnmE gene encoding tRNA uridine-5-carboxymethylaminomethyl(34) synthesis GTPase MnmE — translated: MNPVRDTIAAVATAQGRGGVGIVRVSGPRAAKIAEAISGRTPKPRFAHYGPFLDGTGQTLDQGIALYFPGPNSFTGEDVFELQGHGGPVVLDLLLRRCMELGARQARPGEFSERAFLNDKLDLAQAEAIADLIEASSEQAARNALRSLQGEFSKRVHALTEKLIQLRIYVEAAIDFPEEEIDFLADGHVLGMLDGVRENLSTVIREAGQGALLRDGMTVVIAGRPNAGKSSLLNALAGREAAIVTDIAGTTRDVLREHIHIDGMPLHVVDTAGLRDTDDHVEKIGVERALKAISEADRVLLVVDATAPEAVDPFALWPEFLDRRPDPAKVTLIRNKADLSGESVGLEVSEDGHVTLSLSARSGEGLELLREHLKACMGYEQTAESSFSARRRHLEALRQAGAFLDHGRSQLTLAGAGELLAEDLRQAQQALGEITGAFSSDDLLGRIFSSFCIGK
- the yidC gene encoding membrane protein insertase YidC — protein: MDIQRSILIVALAIVSYLMVLQWNQDYGQAALPTAGTSASSAQATLPDNTATAKSSDDVPTANAERTEAAPTQQAAAPSTDLIRVETDVLSLAIDPNGGDIVQLTLPKYPRRQDRPDVPFQLFDNGGERIYQAQSGLVGANGPDARANGRPAYSAAQRSYKLADGQEQLVVDLTFSEAGVNYTKRFTLTRGKYELQVSYKVENQSAQPWTGSMYAQLKRDASADPSSTTATGVSTYLGAAVWTPDEPYKKVSMKDMDKQPFKETVQGGWVAWLQHYFVTAWVAPKDQNNAIQTRKDSRGNYIVGFVGPALNVPAGASAETSATLYAGPKIQNHLKELSPGLELTVDYGFLWFIAQPIFWLLQHIHSLLGNWGWSIIVLTILIKGAFFPLSAASYKSMARMRAVSPKLQALKEQHGDDRQKMSQAMMELYKKEKINPLGGCLPILVQMPVFLALYWVLLESVDMRQAPWMFWITDLSIKDPFFILPIIMGATMFIQQMLNPTPPDPMQAKVLKLMPIIFTFFFLWFPAGLVLYWVVNNVLSIAQQWYITRQIEAASKKAAA